One Alnus glutinosa chromosome 3, dhAlnGlut1.1, whole genome shotgun sequence genomic region harbors:
- the LOC133863042 gene encoding riboflavin biosynthesis protein PYRD, chloroplastic — translation MQIQRLSFQNHTLTPPSYSPTPHIFPSFPPTNHSTKLVSHPNSKSGFCNLLKRMSKSPTGVKNRSGLVRVRCGGVTQDNDDGFYMRRCVELARKAIGCTSPNPMVGCVIVKDGKIVGEGFHPKAGQPHAEVFALRDAGDLAENATAYVSLEPCNHYGRTPPCTQALIKAKVKKVVLGMVDPNPIVASKGVDRLRDAGIDVTVGIEEELCKALNEAYIHRMLTGKPFLTLRYSLSVNGNVLDQLGEGVTEPGGYYSQLLQEYDAVILSPSLFIDELSIPASQEPGAKQPFWILTARTPNPPIKIPDLTTEEAAKVIIFTDKEMDVEPETAQQGIEMVVLDRINLKEILEYCARQGFCSVLLDLRGNFGDLKELLKEGIEQNLLQKIVMEVLPVWDGSNSENLLVAMQSLDKRIKVKNLRRRISDNNVVLEAYL, via the exons ATGCAAATTCAAAGACTTTCGTTTCAAAATCACACTCTCACACCACCAAGTTACTCACCCACTCCTCATATTTTCCCTTCTTTCCCTCCCACGAACCACTCCACTAAACTTGTGTCCCATCCAAATTCGAAATCTGGGTTTTGCAATTTACTCAAAAGAATGTCCAAATCACCAACTGGTGTGAAGAACCGTTCTGGTTTGGTTAGGGTCAGATGCGGCGGAGTGACACAAGATAATGACGATGGGTTCTATATGAGGAGATGTGTGGAGCTTGCCAGGAAGGCAATTGGGTGTACCAGTCCCAATCCCATGGTGGGCTGTGTGATTGTCAAGGATGGGAAAATTGTTGGTGAAGGTTTTCACCCTAAAGCGGGGCAGCCTCATGCTGAG GTGTTTGCTCTGAGAGATGCTGGGGATTTGGCTGAGAATGCAACAGCATATGTGAGCTTGGAACCATGTAACCACTATGGGAGAACCCCTCCCTGCACTCAAGCCTTGATTAAAGCCAAAGTGAAAAAGGTAGTGCTTGGAATGGTGGATCCAAATCCAATAGTGGCCTCGAAGGGGGTGGATAGACTGAGAGATGCAGGAATTGATGTGACTGTGGGCATTGAAGAAGAATTGTGCAAGGCGCTTAATGAGGCCTATATCCATCGAATGCTGACTGGAAAGCCTTTTTTAACACTCAG ATACTCTCTCTCAGTTAATGGCAACGTTTTAGATCAGCTTGGTGAAGGAGTGACAGAGCCCGGTGGATACTACTCACAATTATTACAGGAATATGATGCAGTTATACTTTCTCCCAGCTTATTTATTGATGAGCTCTCCATTCCAGCATCCCAAGAACCTGGAGCCAAGCAACCCTTTTGGATTTTAACAGCAAGAACTCCTAATCCTCCCATCAAAATCCCAGATCTAACCACTGAAGAAGCTGCTAAGGTAATAATCTTCACAGACAAAGAGATGGATGTAGAGCCTGAAACAGCTCAACAGGGAATTGAAATGGTGGTTTTGGATCGGATAAATCTGAAGGAAATTTTGGAATACTGTGCGCGCCAAGGGTTTTGCAGTGTTTTGCTGGATTTGAGGGGGAACTTTGGAGATCTTAAAGAGCTTCTCAAAGAGGGCATTGAGCAAAATCTGTTGCAAAAAATTGTGATGGAAGTTTTGCCGGTTTGGGATGGAAGTAATAGTGAGAATTTGCTAGTGGCAATGCAGAGTCTggataaaagaataaaagtgaAGAATTTACGACGTAGAATCTCAGATAACAATGTGGTACTCGAGGCCTATCTTTAA
- the LOC133863044 gene encoding uncharacterized protein LOC133863044, producing MMAVNKTLGAREDARSSEEEEEEVEKLEADVKEMAHKILEYRATLPDQLRTTLASALAAQRPVSPDGLGLAPSGAPNTDSGGQFKSSEVAPQAEEDQEMAKKIQLLKDKISSNASAMPIVLKRMKECISKIDKLDSNNGIIHPAFKRKKTS from the exons ATGATGGCTGTGAACAAAACCCTAGGAGCCCGCGAAGACGCTCGGAGCTccgaagaggaggaggaggaggtggagaAGCTGGAAGCGGATGTGAAGGAAATGGCGCACAAGATTCTGGAATACAGAGCTACGCTTCCGGATCAGCTCAGGACCACTCTCGCTTCGGCCCTCGCTGCTCAGAGACCTGTTTCCCCCGACGGCTTAGGACTCGCTCCATCCGGGGCTCCGAATACAG ATTCAGGAGGACAGTTTAAATCTAGTGAGGTGGCACCACAGGCAGAAGAAGATCAAGAGATGGCTAAGAAAATACAATTacttaaagataaaatttcAAGTAATGCCTCTGCCATGCCTATTGTCTTGAAGAGGATGAAAGAGTGTATTTCTAAGATTGACAAATTGGATTCTAACAATGGAATCATACATCCTGCATTTAAGAGGAAAAAGACTAGCTGA
- the LOC133863043 gene encoding voltage-dependent chloride channel 1, chloroplastic-like isoform X2 gives MTQPTNPIKPTSKISLPSNFTPKTFIKLPPLTLPAKPKTTLSFKTHCSPPSDNSQTLVSILHAIPDWADHVKERGMRQKRTLYDHEKWVQHRSSLRHWRHVMSSLSSRVVLSLVPPVIAFTSFAAIIAGYNYAVSVQWLPGFFPVLKASTLPYQLTAPALALLLVFRTEASYSRFEEGRKAWTKVIAGTNDLARQVIGGVESSGKNAPLKKALLQYIMAFPVALKESKISCFHEGIGVCEQLMGIPIPLSYTRLTSRFLVLWHLTLPIILWDDCHWIVIPATFISAASLFCIEEVGVLIEEPFPMLALDELCKQVYSNIQEAIATDKIIQAQLAAKLRSHSKEHSPNGRPNS, from the exons ATGACACAACCCACAAACCCCATCAAACCCACCTCCAAAATCTCTCTCCCCTCCAACTTCACCCCCAAAACTTTCATCAAATTACCCCCACTGACCCTTCCCGCCAAACCCAAAACCACCCTCTCCTTCAAAACCCACTGCTCCCCACCCTCCGATAACTCCCAAACCCTCGTCTCGATCCTCCACGCGATACCGGATTGGGCAGACCACGTGAAAGAGCGTGGAATGCGACAGAAGCGGACCCTCTACGACCACGAGAAATGGGTCCAGCACCGGAGCTCGCTCCGCCATTGGCGCCACGTCATGTCGAGCCTGTCGTCGCGAGTGGTCCTATCGCTGGTGCCGCCAGTGATCGCCTTCACCTCCTTCGCTGCTATCATTGCAGGGTATAATTACGCAGTGTCTGTGCAGTGGTTGCCAGGGTTTTTCCCGGTGTTGAAGGCCTCAACGTTGCCGTACCAGCTGACTGCGCCGGCGCTGGCGCTCTTGCTGGTGTTCCGGACCGAGGCGTCGTACTCGAGGTTCGAGGAGGGGAGGAAGGCATGGACCAAGGTGATTGCTGGGACCAATGATTTGGCGAGGCAGGTGATTGGTGGGGTTGAGAGTTCGGGTAAAAATGCCCCCCTCAAGAAGGCACTTTTGCAGTATATTATGGCATTTCCGGTTGCACTTAAG GAGTCAAAGATCTCTTGTTTCCATGAAGGAATTGGAGTTTGTGAGCAACTTATGGGTATCCCCATCCCCCTCTCCTACACACGCTTGACCTCAAGGTTTCTGGTCCTCTGGCATCTCACTCTTCCTATCATACTTTGGGATGATTGCCATTGGATTGTGATTCCGGCTACGTTCATTAGTGCCGCTTCTTTATTCTGCATAGAAGAA GTTGGTGTTCTTATCGAGGAGCCATTTCCAATGCTTGCACTGGATGAGCTATGCAAGCAGGTTTACAGCAACATTCAGGAAGCAATTGCAACTGACAAAATAATTCAAGCTCAGCTGGCTGCAAAACTAAGGAGCCACTCTAAGGAGCACTCACCAAATGGCCGGCCTAATTCCTAG
- the LOC133864114 gene encoding uncharacterized protein LOC133864114 — protein MMNPKTEKLVRRTTMVATVTASYFLLTADYGPEPNALDPIKKAILSAQNSVKEYVFGSKK, from the exons ATGATGAACCCAAAGACCGAGAAGTTGGTGAGGAGGACAACCATGGTGGCCACTGTCACTGCTTCCTATTTTCTCTTAACCGCTGACTATGGCCCAGAACCCAACGCCCTCGATCCT ATTAAGAAGGCGATACTGTCAGCACAAAATTCTGTAAAGGAGTATGTATTTGGATCAAAGAAATAA
- the LOC133863043 gene encoding voltage-dependent chloride channel 1, chloroplastic-like isoform X1: protein MTQPTNPIKPTSKISLPSNFTPKTFIKLPPLTLPAKPKTTLSFKTHCSPPSDNSQTLVSILHAIPDWADHVKERGMRQKRTLYDHEKWVQHRSSLRHWRHVMSSLSSRVVLSLVPPVIAFTSFAAIIAGYNYAVSVQWLPGFFPVLKASTLPYQLTAPALALLLVFRTEASYSRFEEGRKAWTKVIAGTNDLARQVIGGVESSGKNAPLKKALLQYIMAFPVALKCHLTYDSDIRQDLQSFLEVDDLAIVLNSKHRPRCIIEFISQSLQLLKLEESRKNMLESKISCFHEGIGVCEQLMGIPIPLSYTRLTSRFLVLWHLTLPIILWDDCHWIVIPATFISAASLFCIEEVGVLIEEPFPMLALDELCKQVYSNIQEAIATDKIIQAQLAAKLRSHSKEHSPNGRPNS from the exons ATGACACAACCCACAAACCCCATCAAACCCACCTCCAAAATCTCTCTCCCCTCCAACTTCACCCCCAAAACTTTCATCAAATTACCCCCACTGACCCTTCCCGCCAAACCCAAAACCACCCTCTCCTTCAAAACCCACTGCTCCCCACCCTCCGATAACTCCCAAACCCTCGTCTCGATCCTCCACGCGATACCGGATTGGGCAGACCACGTGAAAGAGCGTGGAATGCGACAGAAGCGGACCCTCTACGACCACGAGAAATGGGTCCAGCACCGGAGCTCGCTCCGCCATTGGCGCCACGTCATGTCGAGCCTGTCGTCGCGAGTGGTCCTATCGCTGGTGCCGCCAGTGATCGCCTTCACCTCCTTCGCTGCTATCATTGCAGGGTATAATTACGCAGTGTCTGTGCAGTGGTTGCCAGGGTTTTTCCCGGTGTTGAAGGCCTCAACGTTGCCGTACCAGCTGACTGCGCCGGCGCTGGCGCTCTTGCTGGTGTTCCGGACCGAGGCGTCGTACTCGAGGTTCGAGGAGGGGAGGAAGGCATGGACCAAGGTGATTGCTGGGACCAATGATTTGGCGAGGCAGGTGATTGGTGGGGTTGAGAGTTCGGGTAAAAATGCCCCCCTCAAGAAGGCACTTTTGCAGTATATTATGGCATTTCCGGTTGCACTTAAG TGCCATCTTACTTATGACTCAGATATTAGGCAAGACCTCCAAAGTTTTCTTGAAGTAGACGATCTAGCAATAGTGCTCAATTCGAAGCATCGGCCTCGTTGCATTATTGAGTTCATCTCTCAGAGCCTTCAGTTGCTAAAGTTGGAGGAATCAAGGAAAAATATGTTG GAGTCAAAGATCTCTTGTTTCCATGAAGGAATTGGAGTTTGTGAGCAACTTATGGGTATCCCCATCCCCCTCTCCTACACACGCTTGACCTCAAGGTTTCTGGTCCTCTGGCATCTCACTCTTCCTATCATACTTTGGGATGATTGCCATTGGATTGTGATTCCGGCTACGTTCATTAGTGCCGCTTCTTTATTCTGCATAGAAGAA GTTGGTGTTCTTATCGAGGAGCCATTTCCAATGCTTGCACTGGATGAGCTATGCAAGCAGGTTTACAGCAACATTCAGGAAGCAATTGCAACTGACAAAATAATTCAAGCTCAGCTGGCTGCAAAACTAAGGAGCCACTCTAAGGAGCACTCACCAAATGGCCGGCCTAATTCCTAG
- the LOC133862197 gene encoding F-box/kelch-repeat protein SKIP4 isoform X2 — MEHLDCGSGSVSQIEFTEPPIICGLPDDIALFCLARVPRKYHTLLKCVSRRWRDLVCSEEWHFHRRKHKLDETWIYALCRDKCEQLCCYVLDPNSSRRCWKTIQGLPPRSLKRKGIGFEALGKKVFLLGGCGWSEDATNEVYCYDASMNIWSDGAPLSTARCYFACEVLDEKIYAIGGLGSNSSSPHSWDTYDPSTNSWKSHSDLNIVPEIEDSIVMDGKIYIRCCTCAVTSHVHSVVYEPSSGTWQHADADMVSGWQGPAVAVDGTLYALDQSSGTRLIMWRKETREWVPVGRLSPLFTRPPCQMVAVGKRIFVVGKGLSTVVIDVGNAGNMGGVMVSSSIPNLTSDDDIIGCKCLAI; from the exons ATGGAGCATCTAGATTGTGGATCAGGCAGTGTCAGTCAAATAGAGTTCACTGAACCTCCGATTATATGTGGACTACCCGATGACATTGCTCTTTTTTGCCTGGCGAGAGTTCCTCGAAAGTACCATACGCTTCTTAAGTGTGTCTCAAGGAGATGGAGAGACCTAGTGTGCAGTGAAGAGTGGCATTTTCACCGTCGAAAGCATAAACTTGATGAGACTTGGATTTATGCTTTGTGCCGAGACAAATGTGAGCAGCTTTGCTGTTACGTGTTGGACCCCAACTCATCAAGAAGGTGTTGGAAGACCATTCAAGGGCTTCCACCTCGCAGCTTGAAGAGAAAGGGCATCGGTTTTGAAGCATTGGGAAAGAAAGTCTTCTTGTTGGGTGGCTGTGGTTGGTCGGAAGATGCCACCAATGAAGTATACTGCTATGATGCTTCGATGAACATTTGGAGTGATGGTGCTCCACTGTCAACTGCAAG GTGTTATTTTGCTTGTGAAGTTTTAGATGAGAAAATCTATGCCATTGGTGGGTTAGGTTCAAATTCAAGCAGTCCACATTCTTGGGACACTTATGACCCTTCCACAAACAGTTGGAAGTCTCACTCAGACCTAAACATTGTTCCTGAAATCGAAGATTCCATAGTCATGGATGGGAAGATTTATATTCGCTGTTGCACTTGTGCTGTAACTTCTCATGTGCATTCAGTGGTTTATGAGCCATCAAGTGGTACGTGGCAGCATGCAGATGCTGACATGGTGTCAGGATGGCAGGGTCCAGCAGTTGCTGTGGATGGGACTCTTTATGCATTGGATCAGAGTTCAGGAACCAGGCTGATAATGTGGCGGAAGGAAACCAGGGAGTGGGTGCCGGTCGGGAGGTTGTCACCCTTGTTTACAAGACCACCGTGCCAAATGGTTGCTGTTGGGAAAAGAATATTTGTTGTGGGAAAGGGGCTTAGTACCGTCGTGATCGATGTTGGCAATGCAGGGAATATGGGAGGGGTGATGGTGAGTTCTTCAATACCTAATTTAACTTCCGATGATGATATAATTGGCTGTAAATGTTTAGCAATTTGA
- the LOC133862197 gene encoding F-box/kelch-repeat protein SKIP4 isoform X3 — MLWIICNIAMEHLDCGSGSVSQIEFTEPPIICGLPDDIALFCLARVPRKYHTLLKCVSRRWRDLVCSEEWHFHRRKHKLDETWIYALCRDKCEQLCCYVLDPNSSRRCWKTIQGLPPRSLKRKGIGFEALGKKVFLLGGCGWSEDATNEVYCYDASMNIWSDGAPLSTARCYFACEVLDEKIYAIGGLGSNSSSPHSWDTYDPSTNSWKSHSDLNIVPEIEDSIVMDGKIYIRCCTCAVTSHVHSVVYEPSSGTWQHADADMVSGWQGPAVAVDGTLYALDQSSGTRLIMWRKETREWVPVGRLSPLFTRPPCQMVAVGKRIFVVGKGLSTVVIDVGNAGNMGGVMVR; from the exons AT GCTTTGGATTATTTGCAATATTGCAATGGAGCATCTAGATTGTGGATCAGGCAGTGTCAGTCAAATAGAGTTCACTGAACCTCCGATTATATGTGGACTACCCGATGACATTGCTCTTTTTTGCCTGGCGAGAGTTCCTCGAAAGTACCATACGCTTCTTAAGTGTGTCTCAAGGAGATGGAGAGACCTAGTGTGCAGTGAAGAGTGGCATTTTCACCGTCGAAAGCATAAACTTGATGAGACTTGGATTTATGCTTTGTGCCGAGACAAATGTGAGCAGCTTTGCTGTTACGTGTTGGACCCCAACTCATCAAGAAGGTGTTGGAAGACCATTCAAGGGCTTCCACCTCGCAGCTTGAAGAGAAAGGGCATCGGTTTTGAAGCATTGGGAAAGAAAGTCTTCTTGTTGGGTGGCTGTGGTTGGTCGGAAGATGCCACCAATGAAGTATACTGCTATGATGCTTCGATGAACATTTGGAGTGATGGTGCTCCACTGTCAACTGCAAG GTGTTATTTTGCTTGTGAAGTTTTAGATGAGAAAATCTATGCCATTGGTGGGTTAGGTTCAAATTCAAGCAGTCCACATTCTTGGGACACTTATGACCCTTCCACAAACAGTTGGAAGTCTCACTCAGACCTAAACATTGTTCCTGAAATCGAAGATTCCATAGTCATGGATGGGAAGATTTATATTCGCTGTTGCACTTGTGCTGTAACTTCTCATGTGCATTCAGTGGTTTATGAGCCATCAAGTGGTACGTGGCAGCATGCAGATGCTGACATGGTGTCAGGATGGCAGGGTCCAGCAGTTGCTGTGGATGGGACTCTTTATGCATTGGATCAGAGTTCAGGAACCAGGCTGATAATGTGGCGGAAGGAAACCAGGGAGTGGGTGCCGGTCGGGAGGTTGTCACCCTTGTTTACAAGACCACCGTGCCAAATGGTTGCTGTTGGGAAAAGAATATTTGTTGTGGGAAAGGGGCTTAGTACCGTCGTGATCGATGTTGGCAATGCAGGGAATATGGGAGGGGTGATG gtCAGATAA
- the LOC133862197 gene encoding F-box/kelch-repeat protein SKIP4 isoform X1: protein MLWIICNIAMEHLDCGSGSVSQIEFTEPPIICGLPDDIALFCLARVPRKYHTLLKCVSRRWRDLVCSEEWHFHRRKHKLDETWIYALCRDKCEQLCCYVLDPNSSRRCWKTIQGLPPRSLKRKGIGFEALGKKVFLLGGCGWSEDATNEVYCYDASMNIWSDGAPLSTARCYFACEVLDEKIYAIGGLGSNSSSPHSWDTYDPSTNSWKSHSDLNIVPEIEDSIVMDGKIYIRCCTCAVTSHVHSVVYEPSSGTWQHADADMVSGWQGPAVAVDGTLYALDQSSGTRLIMWRKETREWVPVGRLSPLFTRPPCQMVAVGKRIFVVGKGLSTVVIDVGNAGNMGGVMVSSSIPNLTSDDDIIGCKCLAI from the exons AT GCTTTGGATTATTTGCAATATTGCAATGGAGCATCTAGATTGTGGATCAGGCAGTGTCAGTCAAATAGAGTTCACTGAACCTCCGATTATATGTGGACTACCCGATGACATTGCTCTTTTTTGCCTGGCGAGAGTTCCTCGAAAGTACCATACGCTTCTTAAGTGTGTCTCAAGGAGATGGAGAGACCTAGTGTGCAGTGAAGAGTGGCATTTTCACCGTCGAAAGCATAAACTTGATGAGACTTGGATTTATGCTTTGTGCCGAGACAAATGTGAGCAGCTTTGCTGTTACGTGTTGGACCCCAACTCATCAAGAAGGTGTTGGAAGACCATTCAAGGGCTTCCACCTCGCAGCTTGAAGAGAAAGGGCATCGGTTTTGAAGCATTGGGAAAGAAAGTCTTCTTGTTGGGTGGCTGTGGTTGGTCGGAAGATGCCACCAATGAAGTATACTGCTATGATGCTTCGATGAACATTTGGAGTGATGGTGCTCCACTGTCAACTGCAAG GTGTTATTTTGCTTGTGAAGTTTTAGATGAGAAAATCTATGCCATTGGTGGGTTAGGTTCAAATTCAAGCAGTCCACATTCTTGGGACACTTATGACCCTTCCACAAACAGTTGGAAGTCTCACTCAGACCTAAACATTGTTCCTGAAATCGAAGATTCCATAGTCATGGATGGGAAGATTTATATTCGCTGTTGCACTTGTGCTGTAACTTCTCATGTGCATTCAGTGGTTTATGAGCCATCAAGTGGTACGTGGCAGCATGCAGATGCTGACATGGTGTCAGGATGGCAGGGTCCAGCAGTTGCTGTGGATGGGACTCTTTATGCATTGGATCAGAGTTCAGGAACCAGGCTGATAATGTGGCGGAAGGAAACCAGGGAGTGGGTGCCGGTCGGGAGGTTGTCACCCTTGTTTACAAGACCACCGTGCCAAATGGTTGCTGTTGGGAAAAGAATATTTGTTGTGGGAAAGGGGCTTAGTACCGTCGTGATCGATGTTGGCAATGCAGGGAATATGGGAGGGGTGATGGTGAGTTCTTCAATACCTAATTTAACTTCCGATGATGATATAATTGGCTGTAAATGTTTAGCAATTTGA